The Lolium rigidum isolate FL_2022 chromosome 1, APGP_CSIRO_Lrig_0.1, whole genome shotgun sequence region TATACTTTCTCAAACCTCAAACCGCGTGTCAATTTGTCAGTCATCTTCTCTGCCTAGTCAAGAAGTTTTCTGCATCAGAGATTAATTCCAACAATTGGGCGCAGTTCATGTGTTTCTGTTTCAGGGTTTCATGAGATCATGGCATTCACTCCTGCTTCTTTGTATTCCAAACAGGCCTGAGCGGACCtaagattcttgtttctttgctagTGATCATATTATTGCAGCGCTCACGCCAATCTGATACCTCGTTGGATGGTTTCCCTGCTTAACATTTTCTTTGAGACCACCAAGCAGCTTCCAGCTATCTTCGTGCACCCGGTCATGACCAAAGGAACAAGAATATATGTACATTCACGCGCTGTATCTTCTGCAGGTCATTCTTGCTTGGTGGGTGTTTTCAGTGGCAGAATAAAGGCGTCTTTGCAATGACATACAAGATAGTATTAGGTGCGTTCAATTGCAATCTTTTTCACAGAGAACTCCTGAGAAGAAAAAAGACAGTGGGCAGCAAAACAAACTGACGTCTTGTTGATAGACTCACTCCATGTTCTCGAATGATCAGTACATCCATGATGGGGCGGTTCAAATTGAAACATAAATACAAAGAGCGGTGAAATGAAATGAGCAAAGCACTAGTGGCTAATTAAGCTAGATATGTAGTGTAGCACTAgctccttccttccttccttccttcatTTATGCATTCTTACTAGCGCCGGCAATGGATGATGATCTTGCTGCTTTCACATTCAGAAACACTCCCCTGTAATTGTCAATCCAAACCAGCCAGATGAGTGCATCAAGCATCACTGATAATATTCGATTAAAAACTTACAAAAAAACAAACAAGGAGATTAATTAGAGCCAGACCAGCATGACGCAGCGGAGCTGGCGAACAGAACTCGGAGCTGAAGTGGCATGTACTCATAGTTGATCCAGCTAATTATTGGCCAGAACTGCATGCATCCACAGAAAGGTATATACATGTGTTATGTACTTCCATTGTGTTTTACAACTTTTGAACGAGCAGAAAACAGTAACAGACTACAAATATCCACTACACACAAGACATAATTAGGTGATAAATAGTAGTACCTTCCAAGCTGTCATCTGGATGTTTGCAAAGTCCTTCTTCACCTTGCTCTTTACTTGCCCAAATGGCCTCCctgatttttaaaaataaattacTTTCCATGTTGCTAAATGTCGATCTCTTTTGGTTTAAAAGGAAGTTTATTAGACAATGGACGAGTAGATACTTGACAGTCAAAACAGTGCACAAGACTTGCCCAAAGTGCTTACAACCCTGAATAGCATAAATGCAGTTTttttcctcggtgaaattctataAGCAGAGCTGCACAACATAGTAATCTCCGCGAACGTCACAACTGACACTAGTATATTTTTAGGAAAAAAGGGGACTGATTAAGTTGTAGCCATTTTGTAGAGATGAAAAAATATCGGTACATTTGGATAAAAAGAGGTGCCAGCAAGATTTCTATTGATATCTTTACATTACACACAGAGGAATTTGATAGAAATATGCATTCAACTTAGGTATATATATGGCACTGGATAGATAGAAATACTGGAATACCTTCGACCACCAAACCGTAATACATCATGAACATCAAGTTGTTCCATGGCGATACAGTTAGCTGCTCCACTATGACCTGCATATATAGAGCAAGAAATACCAGCTAATTAACTGAGCTGCGTACATCAAACAAAATGATGCATGATTCATGACTAAATGCCAAGATCCAAGATAGTTGGTTGCATGCCTTCTTGGCTGTAGTTTCTTTTCCTTTCTGTCCGTGGAATATCTTGTCCATAAGCTTGTGGAGAAAATGGCCCAAGGGTCCCGCATATGCAAGTCCATAGAGCTGTTTGTTTGACAAGCATATCATCAAAGTACAAGTTAGAAACTAAAGGCAGAAATGGATGGTATCGAAGGAGGTGCAGAGTAGTCGCATTGTTAAGCTGCAGAACTCAACTATAGACGGACATAACATATATGTTCAAGCCTGTCTCTACCATTAGAGTCTGGGTGATGCAAAACACTCCATTCCACATCGATAAAGAAAAATACTAATAATCTTTTGTTACGCTCAAGAGAACAAGTAGATGAACTCATGAGAATGCAGATTTTGTGCAAAAATATGACCTTTTGTGCACTGTACAAAAAGACAAGAAAGGAGGATCGGCGCAACGACTATATGTACACAAATTTGTCCTTTTGTCCGGTCAAAAAATGGTCATATTGCACATGTGTGGAAAAATCTCACTTTTTGTTTGAAAGCTCACAGTTTGTATTTTGACAGTAGGGTGCCGTTTTTGAACTTAAACATGATAATTTTGGTAGGTACTGCCACTGAATTCCATAGATTTGTGCAATAATAAATTATTAAAAGCACAAGATTACCGTGCTGGCCGTTAACCTTGATTCGTCAGATAGACGGTAGCTGCTCTAACAGTAACAGCAGATACGCACGCAGTACATGCCTACTTTGCGGGGGGTAGGTAGGTGGGGATGGGATGGGATGGGATCAAGAACCGTAATGTATTTGTATGGATCGGGGAATTACAGCAGGAGAAGCGAGGAAGCAGCAAAGCTAATACAGTAATAGGCAGTACCATGATGAGGAGGACCCTCCTGAACTGGAGCTTCTTGGCGCCGGAGATCTTCTGGGCGACGACGTCGCTGCAGCCGGCCAGCACCCCGGAGGTGATGGCCTTGGTGCGGAGCGGGTGCGCGCCGAGCTGCTTCATGTACGCCTGCCCGGCCTTGGCCACCACATCAGACatcgcggcgcggcgcgggcgaGGGGCGGAGAGATCTGATCGCGTCGCTCTCTTGCTTCGAATTAGTCGTCGCTCCTCTCCGTCGCGCGCAGTGATGAGTGACCACCCCGCGCAGGGTGCTGGTTTTATCAATGAATTCGATCCCGGTCAGGCAGGGCGGTAGGTGGGTCGTGCGAATTAACTCTGCTCGGGACGATGACTGACTGACTTGCCACGACGGGACGAAATTGGGAAGAAGAGGGGCACGACGCAGGGGTGGCTGCTGCTGAACAGTCAACGGCTGTAGGTGTAGCCAATCGGGCATCAGTTTAGCTGGTTTGAATTCTTCAGTTTATTCAGACTTACTGACTTTTTCGACAAATAATATACTCCGTATATTAATATTGTAAAAATACCAACTACATCTAACCTCGGGAACGATGTATTGTCCTGTTGGCAatatggatgcacacagccaaaaaaaactaAGAATTACAATAGAAAGATATCCGATCAATTACTTGTAGCAGCAGCACTAACACCATCAAAACAACACCAGAAGTTCAGCTTCTtgcaaagcgacgcctccaacaaAGAGAATAGTGCAGAAGCGTTGtcgtcgctcgatcaaagatgttaggttttcaccctaaagaaaAGTTTCGCTGATAAAACAATTTCTTCAACAAGGTTATTGACAGGCACAGTCAATTAAGACCAGGTCTTGAGTTTTCACCCTGCGAGGTAGACTTTAAACTTCTCATGTGCTAACGCCCCACATACGATGTCGTTGCTCCAAGTCATAAATCACCAAACTCTTTGCCACCAAGACTAAAACCACCATAGCTAGTTCTTAGATCCCGACCTCAATGACATTCCCCGTTGGCTGATTTCATCATGGAACGAGAAAGCGTGCTCCATGATGGTAACAACCAGCAGAACTTCGCAACACTCCCTCTAAAACCAAACGGACACCTGCCATACTTACTATGTTATTCTCCTCCGTTTTAAATTGAGCGTCGAGTTTTGATTAGACTTGGTCCAGATGTGGACGCTTATTTTTGAAAGAAGCTAGCTGCGTCATTTAGTTTGGAACTGAGGAGGTAGGTAGCTTTATATCTCAGGATTGTATATTTCTCCTCGACTGATCTACCAGCGGGGCAACCTTAGGTGTTGTACTGTGCTGGGCGTGCTGTTGAATCGAATATCAACGGGAATTTCCTCCAACCGGTCCAATAGGTTGGTGTTCGTCCACCCCTCCAACGAAAGGGAGTTGAGAGGAAGGGGGAAGGAAGTTGGCACGGCTCAAGAGTCAACGTCCTGCAGCCAATCAGGCATTAGGTTAGCATATTCTTCCGATTACACATTTTGTTAAATCAAACTGACAGATCATATGTTAGCATTAGGTTAGCGTACGTTAAATCAAACTTTCAGAGTGCTGAGGGAGTGAGGACCCAATGGCACCATTTCTGTTCAACATGGTGGGTGAGTCCTTGACTAAAATGGTGTTGGAAGCGCAACGAAATGGTTTGTTTTGTGGTTTGGCTACTGACCTGGTTGATAATGATGTTACCATCTTACAATATGCTAACAACTGGACCTTTGTTTATCACATAACCTTGAGAACGCCTTAAAATTTGAAGATATTACTTTACACGTTTGAATTTATGTTTGGCCTAAAAATAAACTTCATAAAAAGTGAGATTTTTACTATCAATGCGAATAAGGATAAGTGGTCGAGAGTATGTCGTTCCAAG contains the following coding sequences:
- the LOC124681257 gene encoding peroxisomal membrane protein PMP22-like: MSDVVAKAGQAYMKQLGAHPLRTKAITSGVLAGCSDVVAQKISGAKKLQFRRVLLIMLYGLAYAGPLGHFLHKLMDKIFHGQKGKETTAKKVIVEQLTVSPWNNLMFMMYYGLVVEGRPFGQVKSKVKKDFANIQMTAWKFWPIISWINYEYMPLQLRVLFASSAASCWGVFLNVKAARSSSIAGASKNA